In a single window of the Acinetobacter sp. CS-2 genome:
- the rplN gene encoding 50S ribosomal protein L14: protein MIQTESMLDVADNSGARRVQCIKVLGGSHRRYASVGDIIKVTVKEAIPRARVKKGDVMNAVVVRTKFGIRRPDGSVIRFDDNAAVILNNNKAPIATRIFGPVTRELRTEQFMKIISLAPEVL from the coding sequence ATGATTCAAACCGAAAGTATGCTCGACGTAGCAGACAACAGTGGTGCTCGCCGCGTACAATGTATTAAAGTACTTGGTGGTTCACATCGTCGTTATGCTTCTGTTGGCGACATTATTAAAGTTACTGTAAAAGAAGCTATTCCACGCGCACGTGTTAAAAAAGGTGACGTGATGAATGCTGTAGTTGTACGTACAAAATTTGGTATCCGTCGTCCAGACGGTTCAGTGATTCGTTTCGACGATAACGCTGCTGTAATTTTGAACAACAACAAAGCGCCGATTGCAACTCGTATTTTCGGACCAGTGACTCGTGAACTTCGTACTGAACAGTTCATGAAAATCATTTCATTGGCTCCTGAAGTTCTATAA
- the rplX gene encoding 50S ribosomal protein L24, with amino-acid sequence MAKIKKGDQVIVIAGKEKGKQGTVLSVSNDRVKVEGLNLVKKHQKPNRATGAEGGIVTQEAELHISNVAIFNATTQKADRVGYQTIEGVKTRVYKSNGESVAVAK; translated from the coding sequence ATGGCTAAGATTAAAAAAGGCGATCAAGTAATTGTGATCGCAGGTAAAGAAAAAGGCAAACAGGGTACTGTGTTGTCAGTTTCTAATGACCGCGTTAAGGTTGAAGGCCTTAACTTGGTGAAGAAGCATCAAAAGCCTAACCGAGCTACTGGCGCTGAAGGCGGCATCGTAACTCAAGAAGCTGAGCTTCATATCTCAAACGTGGCAATTTTTAATGCTACAACCCAAAAGGCTGACCGTGTTGGTTACCAAACGATTGAAGGCGTGAAAACTCGCGTTTATAAATCTAACGGTGAATCAGTGGCGGTAGCGAAGTAA
- the rpsS gene encoding 30S ribosomal protein S19, translating into MPRSLKKGPFVDAHLFAKVEAAVASNSRKPIKTWSRRSMILPDFVGLTISVHNGRNHVPVIVSEHMVGHKLGEFAPTRTYRGHGVDKKSKR; encoded by the coding sequence ATGCCTCGTTCTCTGAAAAAAGGCCCATTCGTCGATGCGCACTTGTTCGCTAAGGTTGAAGCGGCTGTAGCGAGTAACTCTCGCAAGCCGATCAAAACTTGGTCGCGTCGTTCGATGATTCTCCCAGATTTTGTTGGTCTAACAATTTCTGTTCATAATGGTCGTAACCATGTTCCAGTGATTGTATCTGAACACATGGTTGGTCATAAACTCGGTGAATTCGCGCCAACTCGTACCTATCGTGGTCACGGTGTTGACAAGAAATCTAAACGTTAA
- the rpmD gene encoding 50S ribosomal protein L30, protein MKTIKVTQTKSSAHRLKNHKLSLKGLGLRRIGHTVEVQDTPSNRGMINQVYYMVSVEE, encoded by the coding sequence ATGAAAACGATTAAAGTTACCCAGACTAAATCTTCTGCGCACCGCTTGAAAAATCACAAGCTTAGCCTTAAAGGTTTAGGTCTGCGTCGTATTGGTCATACTGTAGAAGTGCAAGATACGCCTTCTAACCGCGGTATGATCAACCAAGTCTACTATATGGTTAGTGTAGAGGAATAA
- the rpsM gene encoding 30S ribosomal protein S13: MARIAGVNIPDNKHAVISLTYIFGIGRHTAKNILAAAGIAPTTKIRELDDAQLDAIRAEITKVPTEGDLRREISMNIKRLMDLGCYRGLRHRRSLPVRGQRTKTNARTRKGPRKPIKK, translated from the coding sequence ATGGCTCGTATTGCCGGTGTAAACATTCCGGATAACAAGCATGCTGTTATCTCCCTCACGTATATTTTTGGTATCGGTCGCCACACTGCTAAGAACATCTTAGCTGCTGCTGGTATTGCACCAACTACTAAGATCCGTGAATTGGATGATGCTCAGCTTGATGCGATTCGTGCAGAAATTACCAAGGTTCCAACCGAAGGTGATTTACGTCGCGAAATTTCCATGAACATTAAACGTTTAATGGATTTAGGCTGCTACCGCGGTCTTCGTCATCGTCGCAGCTTGCCTGTCCGTGGACAACGCACCAAAACTAACGCACGTACCCGTAAAGGTCCGCGCAAACCTATTAAGAAATAA
- the rpmC gene encoding 50S ribosomal protein L29, producing the protein MKTKDLREKSVEELTALLDEQQLNQFRLRMAKATGQLGKSHEVALTRKTIARIKTLLTEKQGNGQ; encoded by the coding sequence ATGAAAACTAAAGATCTACGTGAAAAATCGGTAGAAGAGTTGACAGCTTTGCTTGATGAGCAACAGCTTAACCAATTCCGTCTTCGTATGGCTAAGGCAACTGGTCAATTGGGTAAATCGCATGAAGTTGCGCTTACTCGTAAGACTATTGCTCGTATCAAGACACTCCTTACCGAAAAACAGGGGAACGGACAATGA
- the rplF gene encoding 50S ribosomal protein L6 produces MSRVAKAPVTVPNGVTVTQNGRQVEVKGSKGTLSFNLHALVELKQEEGQLQIAPKAESKDAWMQAGTARAVLNNLVKGVSEGFERKLQLIGVGYKAAVKGNVVNLNLGFSHPIDYNLPEGVTAETPTATEIILKSADKAALGQVAADIRGYRPPEPYKGKGVRYSDEVVLRKEAKKK; encoded by the coding sequence ATGTCTCGTGTGGCTAAAGCCCCAGTAACTGTACCTAACGGTGTAACAGTTACTCAGAACGGCCGGCAGGTCGAAGTGAAAGGCAGCAAAGGTACATTGTCTTTCAACCTGCATGCGCTGGTCGAGCTAAAACAGGAAGAAGGTCAACTTCAAATTGCTCCTAAAGCTGAGTCGAAAGACGCTTGGATGCAAGCTGGTACTGCTCGCGCTGTGTTAAACAACCTTGTAAAAGGTGTTAGCGAAGGTTTCGAACGCAAGTTACAACTTATCGGTGTTGGTTATAAAGCTGCGGTTAAAGGTAACGTTGTTAACCTTAACCTTGGTTTCTCTCACCCGATTGATTACAACCTTCCAGAAGGTGTAACTGCTGAAACTCCTACAGCGACTGAAATCATTCTTAAATCTGCTGATAAAGCAGCTTTAGGTCAAGTTGCTGCAGATATCCGTGGTTACCGTCCACCAGAGCCTTATAAAGGTAAAGGTGTTCGTTATTCTGACGAAGTTGTACTTCGTAAAGAAGCTAAGAAGAAATAA
- the rpsK gene encoding 30S ribosomal protein S11, which yields MAKDTRTRKKVTRTVSEGVAHIHASFNNTIVTITDRQGNALAWATSGGQGFRGSRKSTPFAAQVAAEVAGKAALDYGLKNLDVLVKGPGPGRESAVRALGAVGYKINSITDVTPIPHNGCRPPKKRRV from the coding sequence ATGGCTAAAGATACTCGCACACGCAAGAAGGTCACTCGTACCGTCTCTGAAGGTGTTGCACACATTCACGCTTCTTTTAATAACACCATTGTGACTATTACCGATCGTCAAGGTAATGCACTGGCTTGGGCCACTTCAGGTGGACAAGGCTTCCGTGGATCACGTAAATCAACTCCGTTTGCTGCTCAGGTAGCTGCTGAAGTTGCTGGTAAAGCAGCTTTGGATTACGGTTTGAAAAACTTGGATGTCCTTGTAAAAGGTCCTGGTCCTGGTCGTGAGTCTGCGGTTCGTGCTTTAGGTGCAGTGGGTTATAAAATTAACAGCATTACCGATGTGACGCCAATCCCGCACAACGGTTGTCGTCCACCTAAAAAACGTCGTGTGTAA
- the rpsQ gene encoding 30S ribosomal protein S17: MSEQTVRTLTGKVVSDKMDKSIVVLIERRVQHPLYGKSIRRSTKLHAHDENNVAKTGDVVTIKESRPISKTKSWTLVEVIEAAAE; the protein is encoded by the coding sequence ATGAGTGAACAAACAGTTCGCACGTTAACCGGTAAAGTTGTAAGCGACAAAATGGACAAGTCTATTGTTGTGCTTATTGAACGCCGCGTTCAACACCCGTTGTATGGCAAATCAATCCGCCGTTCAACTAAATTACACGCTCATGATGAGAACAATGTTGCTAAAACTGGCGACGTAGTGACCATTAAAGAAAGCCGCCCAATTTCTAAAACTAAGTCTTGGACTTTAGTTGAAGTGATTGAAGCAGCTGCTGAGTAA
- the rplR gene encoding 50S ribosomal protein L18, with product MNEKKQSRLRRAKSTRLHIRALGATRLCVNRTPRHIYAQVISADGGKVLAQASTLDATLRAGTTGNVDAAQKVGALIAERAKAAGVTKVAFDRSGFKYHGRIKALADAARENGLEF from the coding sequence ATGAACGAAAAGAAACAATCCCGTTTGCGTCGTGCGAAAAGCACACGCTTGCACATTCGTGCATTGGGTGCGACTCGCTTGTGTGTAAACCGCACACCGCGTCACATCTATGCTCAAGTTATCTCAGCAGATGGTGGCAAAGTTTTAGCTCAAGCTTCAACTTTAGATGCTACTTTACGTGCTGGTACAACTGGTAACGTTGATGCGGCTCAAAAAGTGGGTGCTTTAATTGCAGAACGTGCGAAAGCAGCTGGCGTAACTAAAGTTGCATTTGACCGTTCTGGTTTCAAATATCATGGTCGTATCAAAGCCTTGGCTGATGCTGCTCGTGAAAACGGCTTGGAGTTCTAA
- the rplD gene encoding 50S ribosomal protein L4, translating into MNLNTVSGSAVELSEVAFGREFNEALVHQVVTAYLAGGRQGSKAQKSRADVSGGGKKPFRQKGTGRARAGSIRSPIWVGGGKTFAARPQDWSQKVNRKMYRGAMQCILAELVRQDRLVLVEEFAVAAPKTKELLAKLNDLNATRALIVTDAVDENLYLAARNIPHVDVVDAAAIDPVSLIAFDKVVMSVAAAKKIEVELG; encoded by the coding sequence GTGAATTTAAATACTGTTTCCGGCTCTGCTGTTGAATTATCTGAAGTTGCTTTCGGTCGTGAATTTAACGAAGCTCTTGTACACCAAGTTGTTACAGCTTACTTAGCTGGTGGTCGTCAAGGTTCGAAAGCTCAGAAATCACGTGCTGACGTATCTGGCGGTGGTAAAAAGCCATTCCGTCAAAAAGGTACTGGCCGTGCGCGTGCTGGTTCTATTCGTAGCCCGATCTGGGTAGGTGGTGGTAAAACTTTTGCTGCTCGTCCACAAGATTGGTCTCAAAAAGTTAACCGTAAAATGTACCGCGGTGCTATGCAATGCATCCTGGCTGAACTTGTTCGTCAAGATCGCTTGGTTTTAGTTGAAGAGTTTGCTGTTGCTGCTCCAAAAACTAAAGAGTTGCTTGCAAAACTTAACGACTTGAATGCTACTCGTGCATTAATCGTTACTGATGCTGTTGATGAGAACTTGTATCTTGCTGCACGTAACATTCCACACGTTGATGTGGTTGATGCTGCTGCAATTGATCCTGTTAGCTTGATCGCGTTCGACAAAGTTGTTATGTCTGTAGCTGCTGCTAAGAAAATTGAGGTAGAACTCGGATGA
- the rpsH gene encoding 30S ribosomal protein S8, with protein sequence MSMQDTVADMLTRVRNAQMAKKQTVSMPNSKLKVAIANVLQQEGYISNVEVADAEGKPTLTLTLKYFEGKPVIETVKRVSRPGLRQYRGKDALPSVKQGLGIAIVSTSKGIMTDRAARAAGIGGEVIAFVS encoded by the coding sequence ATGAGTATGCAAGATACCGTTGCCGACATGTTAACCCGTGTTCGTAACGCACAAATGGCAAAGAAACAAACTGTTTCTATGCCAAATTCTAAGTTGAAGGTTGCAATTGCAAACGTACTTCAACAAGAAGGTTATATTTCAAACGTAGAAGTTGCAGATGCTGAAGGCAAACCAACTTTAACACTTACGTTAAAATATTTTGAAGGCAAACCAGTTATCGAAACTGTGAAACGTGTAAGCCGTCCAGGTCTACGTCAGTATCGCGGTAAAGATGCACTTCCTAGCGTTAAGCAAGGTTTGGGTATTGCAATTGTTTCTACAAGCAAAGGCATCATGACTGATCGCGCTGCACGTGCTGCGGGCATCGGTGGTGAAGTTATTGCTTTTGTTTCTTAA
- the rplE gene encoding 50S ribosomal protein L5 codes for MARLKTRYNDVLKAQLQEQLGVKNVMEIPRITKITINMGVGAASADKKLLDGALSDMQAIAGQKPVLTLARKSIAGFKIRDGWPIGCKVTLRGEQMYEFLDRLISIAIPRIRDFRGFSAKSFDGRGNYSMGLKEQIMFPEIDFDKIDRIRGMDITITTTARTDDEGRALMRAFGFPFK; via the coding sequence ATGGCCAGACTTAAAACACGTTACAACGACGTACTTAAAGCTCAGTTACAAGAGCAATTGGGCGTTAAAAATGTGATGGAGATTCCTCGCATCACTAAAATCACCATTAATATGGGTGTTGGTGCAGCATCAGCTGACAAGAAATTGTTAGATGGCGCTCTTTCTGATATGCAAGCGATTGCTGGTCAAAAACCAGTTCTTACTCTAGCTCGCAAATCAATCGCTGGTTTCAAAATCCGTGATGGTTGGCCGATTGGTTGTAAAGTTACTTTACGCGGCGAACAAATGTACGAATTCTTAGACCGTTTGATCTCTATCGCGATCCCTCGTATTCGTGACTTCCGCGGTTTTTCTGCGAAATCATTTGATGGTCGTGGTAACTATTCGATGGGTTTGAAGGAACAAATCATGTTCCCTGAAATCGATTTCGATAAGATTGATCGTATTCGTGGTATGGATATTACCATTACTACGACTGCTCGCACCGATGACGAAGGCCGTGCGCTTATGCGTGCATTCGGCTTCCCGTTCAAATAA
- the secY gene encoding preprotein translocase subunit SecY, which translates to MKGQPFHVKYREIIRRLMFLIGALLVFRLGAHIPLPGIDNVALERFFKANEGTFLGLFNMFSGGALERMSILALGIMPYISASIIVQLMSTVVPSLEALKKEGEQGKRKINQYTRYGTLLLALVQGVGMCAGLISQGITLTSGLAFYIPAVTSLVAGTMFLMWLGEQITERGVGNGISMIIFAGIVAGLPNIVIQAFTSVDNGQSSLIGLAVFALLSVAVLAAIVFIEKAQRRIPVNYAQKQQGRRVFTAQQTHLPLKLNMAGVIPAIFASSLLLFPASLGQWLGSSDPNAGIVKRSLQDLALVLSPGQPLYLVLFGALIIFFCYFYTALVFSPKEVSENLKRSGAYVPGIRPGEQTARYLDHILNRLTFIGAIYITVICLMPMILQSSFGIPFHLGGTSLLIVVVVVMDFMAQLQAHLTSHQYDNQTLMRKTTAHPKG; encoded by the coding sequence ATGAAAGGCCAGCCATTTCATGTGAAATATCGTGAAATTATTCGTCGATTAATGTTTTTGATTGGCGCATTACTGGTCTTTCGACTAGGAGCACATATTCCGCTGCCGGGTATTGATAATGTCGCTTTAGAACGTTTTTTCAAAGCTAATGAAGGTACTTTCTTAGGTTTGTTTAATATGTTCTCTGGTGGAGCATTAGAGCGAATGTCAATTCTTGCGTTGGGAATCATGCCATATATCTCTGCATCGATTATCGTGCAGTTGATGTCAACAGTCGTTCCTTCGCTGGAAGCGTTAAAGAAAGAAGGCGAGCAGGGTAAGCGTAAGATTAATCAGTATACGCGTTACGGCACGTTATTACTTGCATTGGTACAAGGTGTGGGTATGTGTGCTGGTCTGATTAGCCAAGGAATTACCTTGACCTCAGGACTGGCTTTTTACATTCCTGCTGTAACTTCATTGGTTGCAGGCACTATGTTCTTAATGTGGTTGGGAGAGCAAATTACCGAACGTGGTGTTGGTAATGGGATCTCTATGATCATTTTTGCAGGTATCGTTGCTGGTTTGCCAAATATTGTAATTCAAGCATTCACTTCGGTGGATAATGGTCAATCGAGCTTAATTGGTCTGGCTGTATTTGCATTACTTTCAGTTGCGGTTCTTGCTGCGATTGTATTTATTGAAAAGGCACAACGTCGTATACCGGTTAACTATGCTCAAAAGCAACAAGGGCGTCGCGTATTTACTGCACAGCAGACACATTTGCCATTGAAATTGAATATGGCGGGGGTTATTCCAGCAATTTTTGCGAGTTCATTATTGCTGTTCCCTGCAAGTTTAGGTCAATGGTTGGGTAGTTCTGATCCAAATGCAGGAATCGTAAAGCGTAGCCTACAAGATTTGGCATTGGTATTATCGCCTGGACAACCTTTGTATTTGGTGCTCTTCGGTGCGTTAATTATCTTTTTCTGTTATTTCTATACTGCACTTGTGTTCAGTCCTAAAGAAGTATCAGAGAACTTGAAACGCAGCGGAGCTTATGTACCTGGTATTCGCCCAGGTGAGCAAACTGCTCGTTACTTAGATCATATTCTTAATCGTTTGACATTCATTGGTGCAATTTATATTACGGTCATCTGTTTGATGCCAATGATTCTGCAAAGTTCTTTTGGTATTCCATTCCATTTGGGTGGTACATCTTTGCTGATCGTAGTGGTTGTTGTGATGGACTTTATGGCTCAGCTACAAGCCCATCTCACTTCGCACCAATATGACAATCAAACGTTAATGAGAAAAACGACTGCTCATCCTAAAGGATAA
- the rplW gene encoding 50S ribosomal protein L23 yields the protein MNNERIYQVLQGPVFSEKAQVLGETAGVQVFKVALNANKLEIKKAVEQLFGVQVVKVNTTITKGKTKRFGKTLGRRSDVKKAYVTLKAGQDVEMADLGDTAESAAE from the coding sequence ATGAACAACGAACGTATCTATCAAGTCCTGCAAGGACCTGTATTCTCAGAAAAAGCACAAGTTTTAGGTGAAACTGCTGGTGTTCAAGTTTTTAAAGTTGCATTAAATGCAAACAAACTTGAAATCAAAAAAGCAGTGGAACAACTCTTTGGTGTTCAAGTTGTTAAAGTTAACACAACGATCACTAAAGGTAAGACTAAACGCTTTGGTAAAACATTAGGACGTCGTTCTGATGTTAAAAAAGCATACGTCACCCTGAAAGCTGGCCAAGATGTTGAAATGGCTGACTTGGGCGATACCGCTGAAAGCGCAGCGGAATAA
- the rpsN gene encoding 30S ribosomal protein S14 translates to MAKKGMINRELKREKTVAKFAAKRAELKATIANVNASDEERFDAMMKLQALPRNASPVRLRNRCGLTGRPHGYFRKFGLSRNKLRDTVMQGDVPGVVKASW, encoded by the coding sequence ATGGCTAAGAAAGGTATGATTAATCGCGAATTGAAACGCGAAAAAACAGTTGCTAAATTTGCTGCAAAACGTGCTGAATTAAAGGCTACGATTGCAAATGTAAATGCGAGCGACGAAGAACGTTTCGATGCGATGATGAAGTTACAGGCATTACCACGTAATGCGTCTCCAGTACGTCTACGTAACCGTTGTGGTTTAACTGGTCGTCCTCATGGTTACTTCCGTAAGTTCGGTTTAAGCCGTAACAAATTACGCGATACAGTAATGCAAGGTGATGTACCGGGCGTTGTTAAGGCAAGCTGGTAA
- the rplB gene encoding 50S ribosomal protein L2, giving the protein MPIQKCKPTSPGRRFVEKVVHDHLHKGAPYAPLVEAKKRTGGRNNNGHITTRHVGGGHKQHYRIVDFKRNKDGIPAVVERIEYDPNRTAHIALLKYADGERRYIIAPKGLRAGDKVQSGNDAPIRPGNCLPLRNMPIGSTLHNIELKIGKGAQLARSAGTSVQLLGRDGSYAIVRLRSGEMRKIHVECRAVLGEVSNSESNLRSLGKAGASRWRGVRPTVRGMAMNPVDHPHGGGEGRNKGIQPVSPWGQKAKGYKTRTNKRTTKMIIRDRRVK; this is encoded by the coding sequence ATGCCTATTCAAAAATGTAAGCCAACGTCACCAGGACGTCGCTTTGTAGAGAAAGTCGTTCACGACCATCTTCACAAAGGCGCGCCTTATGCTCCGTTGGTTGAAGCTAAAAAACGTACTGGTGGTCGTAATAACAACGGTCACATTACAACTCGTCACGTTGGTGGTGGTCATAAACAACACTACCGTATCGTTGACTTCAAACGTAACAAAGACGGCATTCCAGCTGTAGTTGAACGTATTGAATACGATCCTAACCGTACAGCTCATATTGCTTTATTAAAATATGCTGACGGTGAACGTCGTTACATCATTGCGCCTAAAGGTTTGCGTGCTGGTGATAAAGTACAATCTGGTAACGATGCTCCAATTCGTCCAGGTAACTGCTTGCCACTTCGCAACATGCCTATCGGTTCTACTCTTCACAACATCGAACTTAAAATCGGTAAAGGCGCGCAATTAGCTCGTTCAGCTGGTACTTCTGTTCAGTTGTTGGGTCGTGACGGTTCTTACGCTATCGTTCGTTTACGTTCTGGTGAAATGCGTAAAATTCACGTTGAATGCCGTGCTGTTTTGGGTGAAGTTTCTAACTCAGAAAGCAACCTTCGTTCACTAGGTAAAGCTGGTGCATCACGCTGGCGTGGTGTTCGTCCTACCGTTCGTGGTATGGCGATGAACCCAGTTGACCATCCACACGGTGGTGGTGAAGGGCGTAACAAAGGTATTCAACCTGTAAGCCCATGGGGTCAAAAAGCTAAAGGGTACAAGACACGTACCAACAAGCGTACGACTAAGATGATTATTCGCGACCGTCGCGTTAAGTAA
- the rplV gene encoding 50S ribosomal protein L22, with translation MEVTAKLRGAAISAQKARLVADLIRGKSVAHALNILNFSNKKAAVLVKKALESAIANAEHNNSLDVDDLTVSTIYVDEGISLKRIMPRAKGRADRITKRTCHITVKVGV, from the coding sequence ATGGAAGTTACTGCTAAATTACGCGGTGCCGCTATCTCGGCACAAAAAGCACGTTTGGTTGCAGATCTGATCCGTGGCAAATCTGTTGCTCACGCTTTAAATATCTTGAACTTCAGCAACAAAAAAGCTGCAGTTTTAGTTAAAAAAGCGTTGGAATCTGCGATTGCAAACGCTGAACATAATAACAGTTTAGATGTAGACGACCTTACAGTATCTACGATTTACGTTGACGAAGGCATCAGCCTTAAACGTATTATGCCACGTGCTAAAGGCCGTGCAGATCGTATTACTAAGCGTACTTGTCACATCACCGTTAAGGTAGGGGTTTGA
- the rplO gene encoding 50S ribosomal protein L15, which translates to MTLRLNTIAPAEGAKRENLRLGRGIGSGVGKTGGRGVKGQKSRKSGGVRPGFEGGQTALYRRLPKFGFTSQLALKTAEVRLSELAKVEGDIISLETLKAANVVRKDMTRARIVLSGDITRAFTVQGVALTKGAKAAVEAAGGKVEE; encoded by the coding sequence ATGACTCTGCGTTTAAATACTATTGCACCTGCAGAAGGTGCTAAACGTGAAAACCTTCGTTTAGGCCGTGGTATCGGTTCTGGCGTTGGTAAGACTGGTGGCCGTGGTGTCAAAGGTCAAAAATCACGTAAGAGCGGTGGCGTACGTCCAGGTTTCGAAGGTGGTCAAACTGCGTTATATCGTCGTTTACCTAAATTCGGCTTCACTAGCCAACTTGCTTTAAAAACTGCTGAAGTACGTTTATCAGAGCTTGCTAAAGTTGAAGGTGATATCATTTCACTTGAAACTTTAAAAGCTGCCAATGTTGTACGTAAAGATATGACTCGTGCTCGTATCGTACTTTCTGGTGATATTACTCGTGCATTCACTGTACAAGGTGTTGCTTTGACTAAAGGCGCTAAAGCTGCTGTTGAAGCTGCTGGCGGTAAAGTCGAGGAGTAA
- the rpsE gene encoding 30S ribosomal protein S5, giving the protein MAKVEQNEGLVEKLVAVDRVAKVVKGGRIFSFTALTVVGDGNGRVGFGRGKAREVPAAISKALEAARRNMITVELVNGTVQHPINARHGASRVYMQPASEGTGVIAGGAMRAVLEAVGVHNVLTKCYGSTNAANVVNATFKGLRDMTSPEKVAAKRGLSVEQIQG; this is encoded by the coding sequence ATGGCTAAAGTTGAACAAAACGAAGGTCTTGTTGAAAAGCTGGTTGCCGTTGATCGTGTAGCCAAAGTTGTTAAGGGTGGTCGTATCTTCTCTTTCACAGCACTAACTGTTGTGGGTGATGGTAATGGTCGCGTAGGTTTTGGTCGTGGTAAAGCACGTGAAGTTCCAGCTGCTATTTCTAAAGCACTTGAAGCTGCACGTCGTAACATGATTACTGTTGAGCTTGTTAACGGTACTGTACAACACCCTATTAATGCTCGTCATGGTGCAAGCCGCGTTTACATGCAACCTGCTTCTGAAGGTACTGGTGTAATTGCTGGTGGTGCTATGCGTGCAGTTCTAGAAGCTGTTGGCGTACATAACGTATTGACAAAATGCTATGGTTCTACAAACGCTGCTAACGTAGTGAACGCAACTTTTAAAGGTTTGCGTGACATGACTTCTCCTGAGAAAGTCGCTGCGAAACGTGGTCTTTCAGTAGAACAAATTCAAGGGTAA
- the rpmJ gene encoding 50S ribosomal protein L36, with amino-acid sequence MKVQASVKKICGSCKVIRRNGVIRVICSAEPRHKQRQG; translated from the coding sequence ATGAAAGTACAAGCTTCTGTTAAAAAAATTTGTGGTAGCTGTAAAGTTATCCGTCGTAATGGGGTTATCCGCGTGATTTGTAGCGCTGAACCTCGTCATAAGCAGCGTCAAGGTTAA
- the rplP gene encoding 50S ribosomal protein L16, whose protein sequence is MLQPKRTKFRKVQKGRNTGLAHRGSTVSFGTIALKSIERGQMTARQIEAARRTISRRIKRGGKIFIRVFPDKPITEKPLEVRMGKGKGSVEYWVCQIKPGKVLYEIDGVNEELAREAFTLAAAKLPFKTTIVTRTVM, encoded by the coding sequence ATGTTGCAACCTAAACGTACTAAATTCCGCAAAGTGCAAAAAGGCCGTAACACTGGTCTAGCACACCGTGGTAGCACAGTATCTTTCGGTACTATCGCACTTAAATCTATTGAACGTGGTCAAATGACTGCGCGTCAAATTGAAGCTGCGCGTCGTACAATTAGCCGTCGTATTAAACGTGGTGGTAAGATCTTTATCCGTGTTTTCCCGGACAAGCCAATTACTGAAAAACCATTAGAAGTTCGTATGGGTAAAGGTAAAGGTTCTGTGGAATACTGGGTTTGCCAAATCAAACCAGGTAAAGTCTTGTACGAAATTGATGGTGTTAACGAAGAATTGGCTCGTGAAGCATTTACGCTTGCAGCTGCTAAACTTCCGTTTAAAACCACTATCGTGACTCGGACGGTAATGTAA